From the Microbacterium sp. W4I4 genome, one window contains:
- a CDS encoding ABC transporter substrate-binding protein yields the protein MKFRPLVASVTLVTAATLILSGCAGQSGNANSGGSGAAGATLTLGSVSNITSFDPAQAHLGHQMPIYQAAYDTLILREPDGTLSPMLATEWKYNADNTVLTVDLRDDVTFSDGAKFDAEAAKANLDHFLEANGPDANQAKSVESVAVVDEDTIDITLSAADPAMTYYLSQAPGLMGSPKALGSDGIKTAPIGSGPYVLDPASSVNGSQFTFTKNDKYWNKDLQKYGKVVFKILTDTTARANAAVSGQVDAVLLDPTTTQQADKAGLKKTAYPVDWQGLLLFDRGGAVAPELEDVRVRQAINYALDRKTMLEELQHGEGEATAQVFGKTTDAYIPALDDAYPYDPAKAKQLLADAGYPDGFTISLPMLPGTESILAMVKQQLADVGITVDLATSPQATYVSDIIAGKFPVAWFSIFQGEPWVAIRQMITTDAAYNPFKTTDPGLQADIDAVQTGGEESGKLAQKVNQYVTDEAWFAPFYRVNQLYYTNPKKVTVVPQVQQAVPNLYNYTPAS from the coding sequence ATGAAGTTTCGTCCCCTAGTCGCCTCCGTGACATTGGTCACGGCAGCGACCTTGATCCTGTCCGGCTGCGCCGGCCAGTCCGGCAATGCGAACAGCGGAGGGTCGGGCGCCGCAGGCGCCACCCTGACCCTCGGCTCCGTGTCGAACATCACCTCGTTCGATCCCGCCCAGGCGCACCTCGGCCACCAGATGCCGATCTACCAGGCGGCGTACGACACCCTCATCCTGCGCGAGCCGGACGGCACGCTGTCGCCGATGCTGGCGACCGAGTGGAAGTACAACGCCGACAACACCGTTCTGACGGTGGATCTGCGCGACGACGTGACGTTCTCGGACGGCGCGAAGTTCGACGCCGAGGCGGCCAAGGCCAACCTCGACCACTTCCTCGAGGCGAACGGCCCCGACGCGAACCAGGCGAAGTCCGTCGAGTCCGTCGCCGTGGTCGACGAGGACACGATCGACATCACCCTCTCCGCCGCCGACCCGGCGATGACCTACTACCTCAGCCAGGCACCCGGCCTGATGGGCAGCCCGAAGGCCCTGGGCTCGGACGGCATCAAGACCGCCCCGATCGGATCGGGCCCCTACGTGCTCGACCCCGCGAGCTCGGTGAACGGTTCGCAGTTCACGTTCACGAAGAACGACAAGTACTGGAACAAGGACCTGCAGAAGTACGGCAAGGTCGTCTTCAAGATTCTCACCGACACCACCGCGCGCGCGAACGCCGCAGTGTCCGGCCAGGTCGACGCCGTGCTGCTCGACCCCACGACGACCCAGCAGGCGGACAAGGCGGGCCTGAAGAAGACCGCCTACCCCGTCGACTGGCAGGGTCTGCTGCTCTTCGACCGCGGCGGCGCCGTCGCCCCGGAACTCGAGGACGTCCGCGTGCGCCAGGCGATCAACTACGCGCTCGACCGCAAGACCATGCTCGAGGAGCTCCAGCACGGCGAGGGCGAGGCCACCGCGCAGGTCTTCGGCAAGACCACCGACGCGTACATCCCCGCACTCGACGACGCCTATCCCTACGACCCGGCGAAGGCGAAGCAGCTGCTGGCCGATGCCGGCTACCCCGACGGCTTCACCATCAGCCTTCCGATGCTTCCGGGAACCGAGAGCATCCTGGCAATGGTCAAGCAGCAGTTGGCCGACGTGGGCATCACCGTCGACCTCGCCACCTCGCCTCAGGCGACCTACGTGTCCGACATCATCGCGGGCAAGTTCCCGGTGGCGTGGTTCAGCATCTTCCAGGGCGAGCCCTGGGTCGCGATCCGTCAGATGATCACGACGGATGCCGCGTACAACCCGTTCAAGACCACCGATCCCGGGCTGCAGGCGGACATCGACGCCGTCCAGACCGGTGGTGAGGAGAGCGGCAAGCTCGCCCAGAAGGTGAACCAGTACGTCACCGACGAGGCGTGGTTCGCACCGTTCTACCGAGTGAACCAGCTGTACTACACCAACCCCAAGAAGGTCACGGTCGTTCCGCAGGTTCAGCAGGCCGTCCCGAACCTGTACAACTACACGCCGGCATCCTGA
- a CDS encoding ABC transporter permease, which yields MLTFILKRLLAGVTVLIAISVATFFLLYFSSSNIARNILGEFATQDQIVAKEHELGLDQPLFSRFLQWAGRAVTGDLGTAWITNQPVAQSLALRLPVTLTLVIVSIIGIAIIATLIGIAAAVQRGWIDRVVQVAAVIGEAIPEFVLAIALVTIFAIQLGWFPATSSIQPGLLDAAWIASLTLPVIAIVLNGLTSSAQQIRSAVIAQLEKDYVRTLRSRGIPEPVILFKHVLRSAAPAGLTVLSLRFIGMLGGVVIIEQIFALPGMGALAVQSTTLGDTPLVMGVVLYTVIIVIIVNLLVDLANGWLNPKVRVS from the coding sequence ATGTTGACCTTCATCCTCAAACGCCTCCTGGCGGGCGTCACCGTGCTGATCGCCATCTCGGTGGCGACCTTCTTCCTCCTCTACTTCTCCAGCAGCAACATCGCGCGCAACATCCTCGGCGAGTTCGCCACCCAGGACCAGATCGTCGCGAAGGAGCACGAACTCGGTCTCGACCAGCCGCTGTTCTCCCGGTTCCTGCAGTGGGCCGGGCGGGCGGTCACCGGCGATCTCGGAACCGCGTGGATCACCAACCAGCCCGTCGCGCAGTCACTCGCGCTGCGACTGCCGGTCACCCTCACCCTCGTGATCGTCTCCATCATCGGCATCGCGATCATCGCCACGCTCATCGGGATCGCCGCCGCAGTCCAGCGCGGCTGGATCGACCGCGTCGTGCAGGTCGCCGCCGTCATCGGCGAGGCGATCCCCGAGTTCGTGCTCGCGATTGCGCTGGTCACGATCTTCGCCATCCAGCTCGGATGGTTCCCCGCGACCAGCAGCATCCAGCCCGGCCTCCTCGATGCCGCGTGGATCGCATCGCTCACCCTTCCCGTGATCGCGATCGTCCTGAACGGCCTCACCAGCAGCGCGCAGCAGATCCGCAGCGCAGTGATCGCGCAGCTCGAGAAGGACTACGTCCGCACCCTCCGCAGTCGCGGCATCCCGGAGCCGGTCATCCTCTTCAAGCACGTCCTGCGCAGCGCTGCACCGGCCGGGCTCACCGTCCTCAGCCTGCGCTTCATCGGAATGCTCGGCGGTGTGGTCATCATCGAGCAGATCTTCGCCCTGCCCGGCATGGGCGCACTCGCCGTGCAGTCGACCACACTCGGCGACACCCCGCTGGTGATGGGCGTCGTGCTCTACACCGTGATCATCGTCATCATCGTGAACCTGCTCGTGGATCTCGCGAACGGATGGCTCAACCCGAAGGTGCGTGTCTCATGA
- a CDS encoding dipeptide/oligopeptide/nickel ABC transporter permease/ATP-binding protein, protein MSESAAAEASVQINASQATIARTHVFKRILRNPMGLVALVILTVLVLVAVFAQLIAPFDANFANIGKTLASPDAVNLLGTDSAGRDTFSRLVLGTQTTLLSALLCAAVAIVLGLPSGLIAGYYSGFFDSVSNWVVNVLMAIPGIILLLTIRAAFGPSVWISMIAFGILISPGYFRLTRTAVQSVRNELYVDAARVSGLSDSRIISRHIFSVVRAPIIIQTAIVCGVAIAVQSGLEFLGLGDPAVATWGVMLAEGFKNVYLNPLLLVWPALAMGLAIGALVLLGNAVRDALEDREKIRAPKGAKADVARRTELVEPEGDHLVSVSNLAVGYPQAGGVVKEVVRDVSFTVDRGEVLGIVGESGSGKSQTAFSILGLLPPEARIVSGAIRFDGEYTVAPGDVTVDQSRLSLLRGKRISYIPQEPMSNLDPAYTIGSQLVAPMVRVLGISRSEARKRALKLLADVGIVSPERTFAAYPHEVSGGMAQRVLIAGAISCEPDLIIADEPTTALDVTVQAEVLDLIRDLQMRLGVGVILVTHNFGVVADLCDRVVVMQNGRLVESGDVREVLRNPKDPYTIKLLSSMLEGKEPMKMLVTAEGGSQS, encoded by the coding sequence ATGAGCGAATCGGCCGCCGCAGAGGCATCCGTCCAGATCAACGCGTCGCAGGCGACGATCGCCCGCACGCACGTCTTCAAGCGCATCCTGCGCAACCCCATGGGGCTCGTCGCGCTCGTCATCCTCACCGTCCTGGTCCTCGTCGCCGTGTTCGCGCAGCTGATCGCACCGTTCGACGCGAACTTCGCGAACATCGGCAAGACGCTGGCCTCGCCGGATGCCGTGAACCTGCTGGGCACCGACAGCGCCGGACGCGACACGTTCAGTCGGCTCGTGCTCGGCACGCAGACGACACTGCTGTCGGCTCTGCTGTGCGCCGCGGTGGCGATCGTACTCGGTCTGCCCTCGGGCCTGATCGCCGGGTACTACTCCGGGTTCTTCGACTCGGTGTCGAACTGGGTCGTCAACGTGCTGATGGCGATCCCCGGCATCATCCTGCTGCTCACCATCCGCGCGGCGTTCGGGCCCTCGGTGTGGATCTCGATGATCGCATTCGGCATCCTGATCAGCCCCGGATACTTCCGGCTGACGCGCACCGCGGTGCAGTCGGTGCGCAACGAGCTCTACGTCGACGCCGCGCGCGTCTCGGGTCTGAGCGACAGCCGGATCATCTCCCGCCACATCTTCTCGGTGGTGCGCGCGCCGATCATCATCCAGACGGCGATCGTCTGCGGTGTCGCGATCGCCGTCCAGTCCGGGCTCGAGTTCCTCGGGCTCGGCGACCCCGCGGTCGCGACCTGGGGCGTAATGCTCGCCGAGGGGTTCAAGAACGTCTACCTGAACCCGCTGCTGCTGGTCTGGCCTGCCCTCGCCATGGGCCTCGCCATCGGTGCGCTGGTGCTGCTCGGCAACGCCGTGCGCGACGCGCTCGAGGATCGCGAGAAGATCAGGGCGCCCAAGGGCGCCAAGGCCGACGTGGCCCGCCGCACCGAGCTCGTCGAGCCGGAAGGCGACCACCTGGTGTCGGTCTCGAACCTGGCCGTCGGGTACCCGCAGGCCGGCGGCGTCGTCAAGGAGGTCGTGCGAGACGTCTCGTTCACGGTCGATCGGGGCGAGGTCCTCGGCATCGTCGGCGAGTCCGGTTCGGGCAAGTCGCAGACCGCGTTCTCGATCCTCGGGCTCCTCCCGCCGGAGGCGCGCATCGTCTCGGGCGCGATCAGATTCGACGGCGAGTACACCGTCGCACCTGGCGACGTGACCGTCGACCAGTCGCGACTGAGCCTGCTGCGCGGCAAGCGCATCTCGTACATCCCGCAGGAGCCGATGTCGAACCTCGACCCGGCGTACACGATCGGCTCCCAGCTCGTGGCGCCGATGGTGCGAGTGCTCGGCATCAGCAGGTCGGAGGCGCGCAAGCGGGCGCTGAAGCTGCTGGCCGATGTCGGCATCGTGAGCCCGGAGCGCACCTTCGCCGCCTACCCGCACGAGGTGTCGGGCGGAATGGCCCAGCGCGTGCTGATCGCCGGTGCGATCAGCTGCGAGCCCGACCTCATCATCGCCGACGAGCCGACCACGGCTCTCGACGTCACGGTGCAGGCCGAAGTCCTCGACCTCATCCGCGACCTGCAGATGCGGCTCGGCGTGGGCGTCATCCTCGTCACCCACAACTTCGGCGTCGTCGCCGACCTGTGCGACCGTGTGGTCGTCATGCAGAACGGCCGCCTCGTCGAGAGCGGCGACGTGCGCGAGGTGCTGCGCAACCCGAAGGATCCGTACACGATCAAGCTGCTGTCCTCGATGCTCGAGGGCAAGGAGCCGATGAAGATGCTGGTGACCGCAGAAGGAGGGTCGCAGTCATGA
- a CDS encoding ATP-binding cassette domain-containing protein: MTEATRAEGALLDVDALVVEYPGKGFRAQPFRALTDISISIGQGETLGLVGESGSGKTTLGRAVLGLAPVSGGSISFEGKDISHATRRQRQKLSRDLQVVFQDPYTSLNPAMEVGDILAEPLGIQGIGKSQSRSRVKELLDQVNLPTDALRRQPREFSGGQRQRVAIARALALSPKLIVCDEPVSALDLTTQATVLDLFLQIQRDTGVSYLFISHDLDVVRHISHRVAVMYRGEIVEQGDAAQVTGDPRHPYTQKLLLASPVPDPDRQQQRRAERRRLAAETAGESGYRPTEAPTGTVRSVLR, translated from the coding sequence ATGACCGAAGCGACACGCGCCGAAGGCGCACTGCTCGACGTCGATGCGCTCGTCGTCGAATACCCGGGCAAGGGCTTCCGCGCCCAGCCGTTCCGCGCTCTCACCGACATCTCCATCTCCATCGGACAGGGCGAGACGCTCGGCCTGGTGGGAGAGTCCGGGTCAGGCAAGACGACGCTGGGGCGGGCCGTGCTCGGTCTCGCCCCCGTCAGCGGCGGGTCGATCTCGTTCGAGGGCAAGGACATCAGTCACGCCACACGCAGACAGCGGCAGAAGCTCAGTCGCGACCTGCAGGTGGTGTTCCAGGACCCGTACACCTCGCTGAACCCGGCGATGGAGGTCGGCGACATCCTCGCGGAGCCGCTCGGCATCCAGGGCATCGGAAAGTCCCAGTCCCGCTCGCGGGTCAAGGAGCTCCTCGACCAGGTGAACCTGCCGACGGACGCGCTGCGCCGTCAGCCCCGCGAGTTCTCCGGCGGCCAGCGTCAGCGCGTGGCGATCGCGCGTGCGCTCGCCCTGTCGCCCAAGCTCATCGTCTGCGACGAGCCGGTCTCGGCCCTCGACCTGACGACGCAAGCCACCGTGCTCGATCTGTTCCTGCAGATCCAGCGCGACACCGGCGTCTCGTACCTGTTCATCTCCCACGACCTGGATGTGGTCCGCCACATCAGCCATCGGGTCGCGGTGATGTACCGCGGAGAGATCGTCGAGCAGGGCGATGCCGCCCAGGTCACCGGCGATCCACGTCATCCGTACACGCAGAAGCTGCTGCTCGCCTCCCCGGTGCCCGATCCCGATCGGCAGCAGCAGCGCCGAGCCGAACGACGCCGCCTTGCAGCGGAGACGGCGGGCGAGAGCGGCTACCGCCCGACAGAAGCCCCGACGGGCACGGTCCGCAGTGTATTACGGTAG
- a CDS encoding LacI family DNA-binding transcriptional regulator, protein MAADNAGAAPVRRRRAGSAPTIYDVARLAGVNPSTVSRALSQPGRINVNTEAKIHAAAKELKYRLNPMARALPTGRTNTLGLLIADITNPVIFGIVRGAEKAATANGYTLVVSESQESGEVEARSAQRIQPAVDALILGTSRLADPQIVALAEAKPLVVLNRTIPGVASITPDLEPGVDQALAHLEMLGHRTLLFLDGPKGSWISGRRWDALQKGALARGMSIASAGPNQPTLDGGHATLSRVIASPATAIIAYNDLMAIGLLRAAGEQGISVPGRFSIVGFDDSFGSDFTSPPLTTVRSPLAEAGELAVLRALELVGADAGASAETAPEHGLETELIIRGSTGPARQS, encoded by the coding sequence GTGGCAGCTGACAATGCGGGCGCCGCGCCGGTGCGCAGAAGGCGGGCGGGATCCGCGCCGACCATCTACGACGTCGCCAGGCTCGCCGGGGTGAATCCCTCCACGGTCTCGCGCGCGCTAAGCCAGCCCGGGCGCATCAACGTCAACACCGAGGCGAAGATCCACGCGGCCGCCAAGGAGCTCAAGTACCGGCTCAACCCGATGGCGCGCGCTCTTCCGACCGGACGCACGAACACGCTCGGTCTGCTGATCGCGGACATCACGAACCCGGTGATCTTCGGCATCGTCCGCGGTGCCGAGAAGGCCGCGACGGCGAACGGCTACACCCTGGTCGTGAGCGAGTCGCAGGAGTCGGGCGAGGTCGAGGCGCGCTCCGCGCAGCGCATCCAGCCCGCCGTCGACGCGCTGATCCTGGGCACTTCCCGCCTGGCGGATCCGCAGATCGTGGCGCTGGCCGAGGCGAAGCCACTGGTCGTGCTGAACCGGACGATCCCCGGGGTCGCCAGCATCACGCCGGACCTGGAGCCCGGCGTCGATCAGGCGCTCGCGCACCTGGAGATGCTCGGGCACCGCACCCTGCTCTTCCTGGATGGCCCGAAGGGCTCGTGGATCAGCGGCAGACGGTGGGATGCCCTGCAGAAGGGCGCCCTGGCGCGGGGGATGTCGATCGCATCCGCCGGGCCGAACCAACCGACCCTGGACGGTGGGCACGCCACCCTGTCGCGCGTGATCGCTTCACCGGCCACGGCGATCATCGCGTACAACGACCTGATGGCGATCGGGCTGCTGCGCGCCGCAGGCGAACAGGGCATCTCCGTTCCCGGGCGCTTCAGCATCGTCGGATTCGACGACAGCTTCGGCTCGGATTTCACCTCGCCGCCGCTCACCACGGTGCGCTCACCGCTCGCCGAGGCGGGCGAGCTCGCCGTCCTGCGCGCGCTCGAGCTGGTGGGTGCGGATGCCGGCGCGTCTGCGGAGACCGCGCCGGAGCACGGCCTGGAGACCGAGCTCATCATCCGCGGGTCCACGGGACCTGCGCGCCAGTCCTGA
- a CDS encoding sugar phosphate isomerase/epimerase, with protein sequence MTKIGVQAMMLKDSFAETGAFETLRKITDIGYHAVEISQIPMTVDNVDDLVRARDELGMDIASLSTGLRSTGMPIDTLTEDYDKIVADCRRLDTTMVRIGMLPFDAMASLEKVLAFADETNEYAKRLADDGIRLYYHNHHIEFAKYDGKLLLDIIADRAPQVGLELDVHWIQRGGKDPVATIRKYSDRVAMIHLKDYRIGQLPADAFTALEAGDFKTFMAAFTGVVQFAEVGEGNLEFGAIIDEAVASDAEYLLVEQDDLYGRDVFDCLQTSYDNLVALGKSDLF encoded by the coding sequence GTGACGAAAATCGGCGTCCAGGCCATGATGCTCAAGGACAGCTTCGCCGAGACAGGCGCGTTCGAGACGCTCAGGAAGATCACCGACATCGGCTACCACGCCGTCGAGATCTCCCAGATCCCGATGACCGTCGACAATGTCGACGACCTCGTCCGGGCCCGCGACGAGCTCGGGATGGACATCGCATCCCTCTCGACCGGGCTGCGGTCGACCGGCATGCCCATCGACACGCTCACCGAGGACTACGACAAGATCGTGGCTGACTGCAGGCGGCTGGACACCACCATGGTTCGCATCGGGATGCTCCCGTTCGATGCGATGGCCTCGCTCGAGAAGGTGCTCGCCTTCGCGGATGAGACCAACGAGTACGCGAAGCGCCTCGCCGACGACGGCATCCGCCTGTACTACCACAACCACCACATCGAGTTCGCGAAGTACGACGGCAAGCTGCTGCTCGACATCATCGCCGATCGGGCACCGCAGGTCGGCCTCGAGCTCGACGTGCACTGGATCCAGCGCGGCGGCAAGGATCCGGTCGCCACCATCCGCAAGTACAGCGACCGCGTCGCGATGATCCACCTGAAGGATTACCGCATCGGGCAGCTGCCCGCAGACGCATTCACCGCGCTCGAGGCCGGCGACTTCAAGACGTTCATGGCCGCGTTCACCGGTGTCGTGCAGTTCGCCGAGGTCGGCGAGGGCAACCTGGAGTTCGGCGCCATCATCGACGAAGCCGTCGCCAGCGACGCCGAGTACCTGCTCGTCGAGCAGGATGACCTGTACGGTCGCGACGTCTTCGACTGCCTGCAGACGTCCTACGACAACCTGGTCGCACTCGGAAAGAGCGACCTGTTCTGA
- the uidB gene encoding glucuronide transporter, whose amino-acid sequence MNQPSTTATPTTGARRLSKLSIIGYGAGDAANNLAFTTATMFLLVYYTDVAGISAAAAGTLLLVVRIFDAFADVFAGRIVDKTFSKRFGKFRPFIMFGSVPLLLLSAAAFSIPQIGESGMLLYAYLTYAALGLAYSLVNIPYGSLAGAMTQDAGERAKLASARTIGAMIVGAGLGIFVAPLIVPGADLQAMFTFMTLGFVVVGTALYMFTAFTAKEKVARSVQHVTMKQSFATLKGNRPLLMLCVSSFIFLTGMLALSTIQLYYLRDVLHALPLYAVVSIAQIILTFALAAVLPLIVRTWGKRACYIAGGLIMGLGGALIFFSPAETVWLGFTGLLIAQLGLVLVNMLVWALEADTVEYGEWKTGVRSEGIIYALFSFTRKTGQAVGGALAAFALSWGGYAAGAAQQTAHAELGIRAGAGLIPLICSVLAMAVMIFYPLTDQRHRELLSEIAERRESTATAEPIAPDLSTAAFQSHRTGTRAPRID is encoded by the coding sequence ATGAACCAGCCGAGCACCACGGCCACCCCCACCACGGGAGCCCGCCGCCTCAGCAAGCTGAGCATCATCGGCTACGGCGCCGGCGACGCCGCGAACAACCTCGCGTTCACGACCGCGACGATGTTCCTGCTCGTGTACTACACCGATGTCGCCGGCATCTCGGCCGCCGCCGCCGGCACCCTGCTGCTCGTGGTCCGCATCTTCGACGCGTTCGCCGACGTCTTCGCTGGCCGCATCGTCGACAAGACGTTCAGCAAGCGCTTCGGCAAGTTCCGCCCGTTCATCATGTTCGGCTCCGTGCCGCTGCTGCTGCTCTCGGCCGCCGCCTTCAGCATCCCGCAGATCGGCGAGAGCGGCATGCTGCTGTACGCCTACCTCACCTACGCCGCGCTCGGCCTCGCGTACAGCCTGGTCAACATCCCGTACGGCTCGCTGGCCGGCGCGATGACCCAGGATGCCGGTGAGCGCGCGAAGCTCGCCAGCGCCCGCACCATCGGCGCCATGATCGTCGGCGCCGGTCTCGGCATCTTCGTCGCACCGCTCATCGTCCCCGGCGCCGACCTGCAGGCCATGTTCACCTTCATGACCCTGGGCTTCGTGGTCGTCGGCACCGCCCTGTACATGTTCACGGCCTTCACCGCGAAGGAGAAGGTCGCCCGCTCCGTTCAGCACGTCACCATGAAGCAGAGCTTCGCCACGCTCAAGGGCAACCGCCCGCTGCTGATGCTGTGCGTGAGCTCGTTCATCTTCCTGACCGGCATGCTCGCGCTGAGCACCATCCAGCTGTACTACCTGCGCGACGTGCTGCACGCGCTGCCGCTGTACGCCGTGGTGTCCATCGCCCAGATCATCCTGACCTTCGCCCTCGCTGCCGTGCTGCCCCTGATCGTGCGCACCTGGGGCAAGCGCGCCTGCTACATCGCCGGCGGACTGATCATGGGCCTCGGCGGTGCGTTGATCTTCTTCTCCCCCGCCGAGACGGTCTGGCTCGGCTTCACGGGCCTGCTGATCGCCCAGCTCGGTCTGGTGCTGGTCAACATGCTGGTCTGGGCTCTGGAGGCCGACACCGTCGAGTACGGCGAGTGGAAGACCGGCGTCCGCTCCGAGGGCATCATCTACGCGCTGTTCTCGTTCACCCGCAAGACCGGTCAGGCCGTCGGTGGTGCACTCGCCGCGTTCGCCCTCTCCTGGGGCGGCTACGCTGCAGGTGCGGCGCAGCAGACCGCGCACGCCGAACTCGGCATCCGTGCCGGAGCCGGTCTCATCCCGCTGATCTGCTCGGTACTGGCCATGGCGGTGATGATCTTCTACCCGCTCACCGATCAGCGCCATCGTGAGCTCCTCTCGGAGATCGCCGAGCGGCGCGAGAGCACCGCGACGGCCGAGCCCATCGCACCGGACCTGTCCACCGCAGCATTCCAATCGCACCGAACCGGCACCCGCGCTCCGCGGATCGACTGA
- the manD gene encoding D-mannonate dehydratase ManD, which produces MIIDRAEVIVTSPDRNFVTLKLTTDDGIVGLGDATLNGRELAVVSYLTDHVVPLMIGRDAHRIEDTWQFLYRSAYWRRGPVTMAAIAAVDMALWDIKAKAAGMPLYQLLGGASRTGLLAYGHASGKELPELFDSIREHQSQGYRAIRVQTGVPGLKAIYGIASQSADTFGGEARYDHEPARRGALPTEEDWDTRAYLRHLPGVFEAVRNEFGAEIPLLHDGHHRMTPLQAAKLGKELEPYDLFWLEDCTPAENQEALKLVRQHTTTPLAIGEIFNTIWDFKDLIRDQLIDYVRGAVTHMGGISPLKKTVDYAAQYQIKSGFHGPTDVSPVGMAAQMHLGLAIHNFGIQEYMQHGEKTDQVFQQSYTWQNGLLHPGDKPGIGVDLDVDAAGKYPYEQAYLPYNRLHDGTVHDW; this is translated from the coding sequence ATGATCATCGACAGAGCAGAAGTCATCGTCACCAGCCCCGACCGCAACTTCGTGACGCTCAAGCTCACCACCGACGACGGCATCGTCGGCCTCGGCGACGCCACGCTGAACGGTCGCGAACTCGCCGTGGTCTCGTACCTGACCGACCACGTCGTCCCGCTGATGATCGGCCGCGACGCGCACCGCATCGAGGACACCTGGCAGTTCCTCTACCGCTCGGCGTACTGGCGCCGCGGTCCGGTCACGATGGCCGCGATCGCCGCCGTCGACATGGCGCTGTGGGACATCAAGGCCAAGGCCGCCGGGATGCCGCTGTACCAGCTGCTCGGCGGGGCATCCCGCACCGGCCTGCTGGCGTACGGGCACGCCTCGGGCAAGGAGCTGCCCGAGCTGTTCGACAGCATCCGCGAGCACCAGTCGCAGGGCTACCGCGCCATCCGCGTGCAGACCGGCGTTCCCGGCCTGAAGGCCATCTACGGCATCGCATCGCAGTCCGCCGACACCTTCGGCGGCGAAGCGCGCTACGACCACGAGCCCGCCCGCCGCGGCGCCCTGCCGACCGAGGAGGACTGGGACACCCGCGCGTACCTGCGTCACCTTCCCGGCGTCTTCGAGGCGGTGCGCAACGAATTCGGCGCCGAGATCCCCCTGCTGCATGACGGCCACCACCGCATGACGCCGCTGCAGGCCGCCAAGCTCGGCAAGGAGCTGGAGCCCTACGACCTGTTCTGGCTCGAGGACTGCACGCCAGCCGAGAACCAGGAAGCCCTGAAGCTCGTGCGCCAGCACACCACCACCCCGCTGGCGATCGGTGAGATCTTCAACACGATCTGGGACTTCAAGGATCTGATCCGCGACCAGCTGATCGACTACGTGCGCGGCGCGGTCACCCACATGGGTGGCATCAGCCCGCTGAAGAAGACGGTCGACTACGCCGCGCAGTACCAGATCAAGTCGGGCTTCCACGGCCCCACCGACGTCTCCCCCGTGGGCATGGCCGCGCAGATGCACCTGGGCCTCGCGATCCACAACTTCGGCATCCAGGAGTACATGCAGCACGGTGAGAAGACCGATCAGGTCTTCCAGCAGTCGTACACCTGGCAGAACGGTCTGCTGCACCCCGGCGACAAGCCCGGCATCGGTGTGGACCTCGACGTCGACGCTGCGGGCAAGTACCCGTACGAGCAGGCCTACCTGCCGTACAACCGCCTGCACGATGGCACCGTCCACGACTGGTGA
- a CDS encoding gluconokinase, with protein sequence MTSDPVTDAATRDSSSHGPLVVMGVSGVGKSTIAHLLGERLGMPYLDADDLHGEANVAKMASGIPLTDEDRMPWLHRVGDALAAEVAPVMACSALKRSYREVLIAHAPHARFVMLAADAERISSQVSARTDHFMPAALLRSQLDTLEPLGVGEPGLVVIVDAQPEALVERIVSLVGARV encoded by the coding sequence ATGACCAGTGATCCGGTGACGGATGCTGCGACCCGGGACTCCTCATCACACGGCCCGCTCGTCGTGATGGGGGTCTCGGGCGTCGGCAAGAGCACGATAGCGCATCTGCTCGGCGAGCGGCTCGGGATGCCGTACCTCGACGCCGACGACCTGCACGGCGAGGCGAACGTCGCGAAGATGGCCTCAGGGATCCCGCTGACCGATGAGGATCGGATGCCGTGGCTGCATCGCGTCGGCGACGCTCTCGCCGCCGAGGTCGCACCGGTGATGGCGTGCTCCGCGCTGAAGCGCTCGTACCGCGAGGTGCTGATCGCTCACGCCCCGCACGCGCGGTTCGTGATGCTCGCCGCCGACGCGGAGCGCATCTCGTCGCAGGTCTCCGCGCGCACCGACCACTTCATGCCGGCCGCGCTGCTGCGTTCGCAGCTCGACACCCTCGAGCCCCTCGGAGTCGGCGAGCCCGGCCTGGTCGTGATCGTCGACGCCCAGCCCGAGGCGCTGGTCGAGCGCATCGTGTCGCTGGTCGGCGCCCGGGTCTGA